The genomic stretch AAAGAAGCACACTCAGAGCTTTTTTATCATTTTGATAAATGGCTTAGTCCAGTTTATAACAAGGTAGTAGAGCAGTATTCAAGTTCATGGGAAAATACGGTGATGCTACAAAAAGTAGCTTTACAAGAATTGTCAGCACCGTTAATTCCGGTATTTGATAAAATAACAGTTATGCCACTTGTGGGAACAATTGATACAGAGCGTGCAAGAAAAATTATGGAAAACCTTCTGCAAGGCGTTGTTAAGCATCGCTCAGAAGTGGTTTTAATTGATATTACAGGAGTGCCGGTAGTTGATACAATGGTAGCTCACCATATTATACAAGCAGCTGAGGCTGTACGATTAGTAGGAGCAAAATGCTTATTAGTAGGGATTCGTCCTGAAATTGCACAAACCATTGTTAATTTAGGAATTAATTTAAATGAGCTAATTACGAAGAACTCATTAAAGAAAGGAATCGAATTTGCGTTAGAAATGACTAACCGTCAAATTGTCGATATGGAGTCGGGGGAATGAACGTGAGAATACCGATCTTAAAATTATATGACTACTTACTAGTCTCGATTCAATGGGAGCTTGATGATCAAACAGCTATTCAATTTCAAGAAGACTTACTAAGCAAAATACACCAAACTGGAGCAAAAGGCGTAGTAATCGATTTAACATCCATTGATATGATTGACTCATTTATTGCTAAAGTGTTAGGTGATGTAGTTAGCATGTCTAGTTTAATGGGAGCGCGTGTTGTGTTAACAGGAATTCAACCTGCTGTTGCTATTACCTTAGTGGAGCTAGGTATTGGGTTAAATGATGTTTTCACTGCGCTTGACTTGGAAAAAGGTCTTGAGAAACTCCAATCGGAACTGGGGGAATAATAGATGGAATTCCAATCCAGTGTAAAAATTGTAACGGAGTGGGATATTGTAGCTGCGCGCCAACTAGGTAGGAATGTTTCCAAAGATTTAGGGTTTGGAACCGTAGACCAAGCGCGTATTACAACAGCCATCTCTGAGTTAGCACGTAACATTTATTTGTACGCAGGGAAAGGGCAGATTCATATTGAAAAGCTGGACCGTTCAACTACACGAGGGCTTTTAATCATTGCTAAAGATGAAGGACCAGGTATTCCTGATATCCGCAAAGTGATGGAAGATGGGTATTCAACATCTGGGGGACTAGGTGCAGGTTTACCCGGAGTAAAGCGACTCATGGACGAATTTTCAATTGACTCAAATGTGGGAGACGGTACTGAAATCAAAGCAATTAAGTGGCTCCGCTAGGAGGAGAATAAATGTCTTTTGATAAAGAAATGAAGCAGCTATATAGAGATATTTTGGGGAACTATATTCAAACACAAGATGAGCAAGTTTTATACCAAGGACAAAAGTTAAGTCGCAAATCTTTAGAAAATGAAATATCGCCAGAAGACATCGTTAGTATTCATAAAGAGGTAATCGAGGAAATTTATTCTGATATTCCAGAGAAAGTATTGCATTCATTAGATTTTTTATTAGAAGTTATGATTAGCTATGGACTAGCCTTACGTGAACATCAAACGTTAAAAAGTAAGCAGAGGGAACTTCGGTCAGAGATTGAAGTAGCTGCAAACGTTCAGCAAAATTTATTGGGAACAAACATTCCCGACCATGTGGATACTTTAGAGATTGGCGCAGTGAGCGTACCAGCTAAGCAGATGAATGGCGATTATTTTCATTTTGTGGATGAAGATAAAGGCGGTGTTAGCATTGCCGTTGCAGACGTAATCGGTAAAGGAATACCAGCAGCAATGTGTATGTCGATGATTAAGTATGCGATGGATAGCTTACCGGATTCTCGGAAAAATCCAGGCTATGTGCTTGAAAATTTGAATAATATTGTAGAGCGTAATGTCGACCCGAGCATGTTTATTACGATGTTTTATGGGACGTACCACCCTACAACCAACTTGTTCACCTACGCATCAGCAGGTCATGAACCAGGGTTCTACTATGAAGCTTCAACTGATACATTTCATGATTTAGAAGCAAGAGGTCTAGTTTTAGGTGTAGATCGCCACGTGAAGTACGCACAGTATGAAAAAGAGCTTCACGAAGGTGATATGATTATCTTATTAACGGATGGTGTAACAGAATGTCGAACTGAAGAAGGATTTTTGGAAAGGTTGGACATCATAAAACTAATTCGTAAATACATGCATTTGACACCTCAAGAAATTGTTGAGGCGGTTTTTAAAGAATTAGAAAAGTTACAAGAGTTTCAGCTTAGAGATGATTTTACCCTAATTATTTTAAAAAAAGCGGTTTAATTCAAAAGAATAAAGGGTAAAGAATGTATAGTTTATGAAATCTGAGGGGGTTTATAGATACGATGAATTTAAAGATTGATGTTCAAGATGCTAGTCAGGAGTATCGTATTACATTGGCTGGCGAAATTGATGCATATACAGCTCCAAATTTAAAAGAGAAATTTATGGAAATAGCGGAACAAGACGGTGTTAAAATTACAATTGATTTAACAGACGTTTCATATATGGACAGTACAGGTCTTGGCGTTTTTATTGCGCTGTTAAAAGCGAGTAAAAAGCATAACGGTTCATTGAGGTTTGTTGGCGTGTCTGAGCGATTAAAGAGACTATTTGATATTACAGGATTGACGGATATTTTAAACGTGAATTCACAGGTAGAAGGTGGCGTCAAATGAAGCAACCGTATGATTTTGTTGAGATGAAGATTCCAGCCAAGCCAGATTATGTCGCAATCATTCGTCTAACTTTGTCAGGAGTAGCAAACCGTATGGGCTTCTCTTATGACGATATTGAAGATATGAAGATTGCTATAAGCGAAGCGTGTACGAATGCCGTTCAGCATGCTTATAAAGAAAATGAAAACGGTGAAGTTAAAGTAGGTTTTGGCCTTTTTTCTGACCGCTTAGAAATTATGGTGGTTGATAAAGGTGAAAGCTTTGATTTTGAAGAGTTAAAAGAAAAAATCGGTCCTTACGAGACAGCAGAAGAAGTTGAGATGCTGCCAGAAGGTGGATTAGGTTTATATTTAATTGAAACGCTCATGGATGAAGTGAAAATGATGAATTCTAAAGGTGTTACCCTCATGATGACAAAGTATTTGCAAAGAGAGCAGGTGGAGAGTGATGAAAACACAGTCTCAACCTATGAAATTAACTAAAGAGCAGGTTCAGGAACGAATTGAGCGTTTCCAAAAATTCCAAGATGAAGAAGCACAAAGTGAACTCGTTATTCATTATAAAAATCTTGTTGAATCAATTGCACGTCGTTATTCAAAAGGTCGCAGCTTACATGAGGATATTGTCCAAGTTGGAATGCTCGGTCTTTTAGGTGCAATTCGCAGATATGATCCTTCGTTTGGAAGAAGCTTTGAGTCGTTTGCTGTTCCGACAATCATTGGTGAGATAAAACGATTCTTACGTGACAAAACGTGGAGCGTACATGTTCCTCGTCGAATTAAAGAGCTAGGTCCTAAAATTAAAGCAGCTGTTGAAGAGTTGACAACTCAGTTACAGCGCTCTCCTCAAGTGCAAGAGATTGCTGATTATATCGGAGTCACGGAAGAAGAAGTTTTAGAGACGATGGAAATGGGGCAAAGCTACCAAGCGCTCTCTGTTGACCACTCCATTGAAGCGGATTCTGATGGCAGTACCGTAACTATTCTAGATTTAGTTGGGGAAAAAGAAGCAGGCTATGAAAAAACCGACCAAAGGTTGGTCTTGGAGAAGATTTTACATGTTTTAAGCGAGCGAGAAAGAGAAGTCATTCGTTATACATTTATTGAGAACTTAAGTCAAAAAGAAGCTGGAGAGAAATTAGGTATTTCTCAAATGCATGTCTCTCGTCTTCAAAGAAGAGCTCTTGATAAGCTTCGAAATGCTGCCCGAACCGATCTTAGCGAAGCG from Bacillus sp. 1780r2a1 encodes the following:
- a CDS encoding STAS domain-containing protein, with protein sequence MNQKELFDYIQQSKADIFERWLVTMNDIETGRIKSVVSEQVYVNVSSDFVNVVLSNAFRSLKEFSNELEDIVEKVVKLGWPLGYLTQGLRELGHVVVEGYLNEGNPNKEAHSELFYHFDKWLSPVYNKVVEQYSSSWENTVMLQKVALQELSAPLIPVFDKITVMPLVGTIDTERARKIMENLLQGVVKHRSEVVLIDITGVPVVDTMVAHHIIQAAEAVRLVGAKCLLVGIRPEIAQTIVNLGINLNELITKNSLKKGIEFALEMTNRQIVDMESGE
- a CDS encoding STAS domain-containing protein, encoding MNVRIPILKLYDYLLVSIQWELDDQTAIQFQEDLLSKIHQTGAKGVVIDLTSIDMIDSFIAKVLGDVVSMSSLMGARVVLTGIQPAVAITLVELGIGLNDVFTALDLEKGLEKLQSELGE
- a CDS encoding anti-sigma regulatory factor, coding for MEFQSSVKIVTEWDIVAARQLGRNVSKDLGFGTVDQARITTAISELARNIYLYAGKGQIHIEKLDRSTTRGLLIIAKDEGPGIPDIRKVMEDGYSTSGGLGAGLPGVKRLMDEFSIDSNVGDGTEIKAIKWLR
- a CDS encoding PP2C family protein-serine/threonine phosphatase; translation: MSFDKEMKQLYRDILGNYIQTQDEQVLYQGQKLSRKSLENEISPEDIVSIHKEVIEEIYSDIPEKVLHSLDFLLEVMISYGLALREHQTLKSKQRELRSEIEVAANVQQNLLGTNIPDHVDTLEIGAVSVPAKQMNGDYFHFVDEDKGGVSIAVADVIGKGIPAAMCMSMIKYAMDSLPDSRKNPGYVLENLNNIVERNVDPSMFITMFYGTYHPTTNLFTYASAGHEPGFYYEASTDTFHDLEARGLVLGVDRHVKYAQYEKELHEGDMIILLTDGVTECRTEEGFLERLDIIKLIRKYMHLTPQEIVEAVFKELEKLQEFQLRDDFTLIILKKAV
- a CDS encoding anti-sigma factor antagonist codes for the protein MNLKIDVQDASQEYRITLAGEIDAYTAPNLKEKFMEIAEQDGVKITIDLTDVSYMDSTGLGVFIALLKASKKHNGSLRFVGVSERLKRLFDITGLTDILNVNSQVEGGVK
- the rsbW gene encoding anti-sigma B factor RsbW, which gives rise to MKQPYDFVEMKIPAKPDYVAIIRLTLSGVANRMGFSYDDIEDMKIAISEACTNAVQHAYKENENGEVKVGFGLFSDRLEIMVVDKGESFDFEELKEKIGPYETAEEVEMLPEGGLGLYLIETLMDEVKMMNSKGVTLMMTKYLQREQVESDENTVSTYEIN
- the sigB gene encoding RNA polymerase sigma factor SigB — translated: MKTQSQPMKLTKEQVQERIERFQKFQDEEAQSELVIHYKNLVESIARRYSKGRSLHEDIVQVGMLGLLGAIRRYDPSFGRSFESFAVPTIIGEIKRFLRDKTWSVHVPRRIKELGPKIKAAVEELTTQLQRSPQVQEIADYIGVTEEEVLETMEMGQSYQALSVDHSIEADSDGSTVTILDLVGEKEAGYEKTDQRLVLEKILHVLSEREREVIRYTFIENLSQKEAGEKLGISQMHVSRLQRRALDKLRNAARTDLSEAEYKK